The window TCTCCAGAGCAATTTCTTGTTGATATGGTTTAGTTTTCTCACTTCCCGGACGAGGTGGTAAAGTTCCTCGTAAATATAATCGATTCCCTTTTTGCTGGAGCGTGACTCCCATTTTACCAGCCTTCAGCCTTTGATTTACTATTAATAATTGACTGCTGAATTTCGTTGTTGTCATTTTCTTACTGAACTTTAATAGTATAAAATTTTACTTTTATCTCAAACTGATGGTTTAACGAGCTAAAAAAGCGGAATTTTTGCAAGTCGTTCACTGATTGAATTTGGAGAGATGGGGGTAAAAATGATTACCTGTTAACTATTACAGGAAGTCAAATTTACTTTCTTCCATCTCCAAGGAGGCAAAAATTATTCCCCTTAAAAGAATACACCACTCAATTTGGAAAGCACACTCATATCCTCTCTCAATTACTTCCCTAATTTTTTCCCTAAATTAATCACGCTTTTATACTTAAGCTTTAAAAATACTTAGTTTTATTTTATACTTAAAAATATTAAATCGATTATTAGTTTTTATCAAGACAACAAATAATGTTTATAATCGATAAATCTGATAAATTAGAATTTAGATATCACTTTATTATTGGATTAAAAAAATTAAAATATTTTCATTAAGTTTAGTAATTTTCTTTTGTTTTTAATTATTATTTACTATGTATGTTGAATGAAATTATTGATTAATTTTCTGCTACTTTTTTATTAAAAAAGTAGCAGAAAATATCTCAAAATACATTAATAAAAATCAGCAATTTTTCTGAAATTTTTTATTTTATAAATACAAGTTTTAGCACTAATAATGGGGCTAAAATACATTAAATTAAATCAGTTTTTCCACAATAAAACCAAGAAAAAATCTTTGGCGAGAAGAAGCTGAAAAACCTTAATTTATGAAGCTTCATTAATTTTATTTTTTTGCATAAATTCTTGATTAGAGATAGCTATCTGTTGTTGGACTTCCTTTTGAATACGTGCCTCAAGAGATGTTTCGAGAAGTTTGAGCCTTTCTTCTATATTATCTAGGCGTTTATCTATATTTTTATTCATTCGTTCAATGGGGAAGCGAGGAAACCTTGTCGGTGGCAGTTCTAGACATTCCTCAATATAGTTAACAAGTATTGCCGAAGCATTTGTGCCGCTACGCCTTGCCCACTCCTGAAAAGCAACCCATTCATCAGCATCTATCCGAAATGTCGCTAACTTCTTCTACTTCATTGCCTATATACCTTTAGTGCTTGTTTATTTTCCAGATATCCATCTAGCATCGTATAGATAATAAAGCTATTTATATACAAAATCTATAACTTAGCTAGTTTACTTATATACATTAATATAGATGAGTTGGTCAAGAATTTAGCTTTGTCTGCAAATGGTGACTCAATGGGTACATCTGCCATTGTCCATTTTTCACTTGGTCTGCGAACCGACATAGACCAAGTGAAAAATGATGCCCAGTAGATCAAAAAAGAGACTCTTCTTGATTCGGAAAGCTTGTATCAATCACGATTTTAGACTTAGTAGAGCTACATTCTCTGCAATCCGGCAATGAGCAAGTTTCACACCTAATTAATTAAGAGAATTAGCAAAGGGCAGTTATTGCAAATAGACTCGGAAAAATTATCGCCGAATAATTCTTTTAGTTAGATAATGAACTAAGCACAAGCACACCTCGTCTCTCTCAATAGAGAGACATTAGGGGTAAAGTGAAAGATCAAGTAAAATCTCACTAACAGTAAGTAAACGATCTGGGAGGATGCTTATGGGGCTGCTTCAAGCAGCCAGCGAAATAACCCTCAATACCAAAACGCCCCCACTCAAGTGAGTAAGGGCATTAAGGTAATTCATTTACTTTAGTCGGAGTCCAAAGACAGTTCCGATTTAGAATGATTATGATCTTGCCGGGTCATATCATTCCTTATCGTACTGCCTAAATGGGATTTTGTCATGCGGGTTGAGCAAAAAATATTTGTGTCTATCTCAAACCAGCGATATTGACGATTTTGAGCATGGTTCGGGCATTGGTAAAAAGAGCTAGTGCATCTCAAACAACCAGAGCATGATGATGACCCACTTGACTCCGACTCCTGGCAACACTACATCGTAAGGAGTTTGGAAAATGATCGACAGCAATGTTTCTTTATTACTACCCCACCACATCGACCACCTGATCGCTGAAGGCTTCACCACTAACCAAATCAATCAATTGCAAGCTCTAGGAGTTTGCAGCATCACTCAAGCAGAAGCAATCCAAAAGGGCTTCAAAGTTTGGGCTAAAGGTGACTGGATTTCCGGTAGTGGCATCTACTTCCCATTCACCGATGGCTTTGGACAAATTCGCCTAGATACACCCATTACTAGAGAAGATGGCTCTTGCGCCAAATACCTCACCCCCTGCAAAGCAAAAGCTCAGGCATATCTACCAGAAAATTGCCGCGTCATTACCGAAGGATACAAAGATTCACAAGCCGGAACTCTGCAAGGGGAAATACCCACAGGCGCGATCGCTGGAGTTAGTCATTACAAAGCATTACCACAAAGCGCAGGTTTAACCACCATTTTTGATTCCGACGGTTGGACAAATCCCAACGTCATCAGTAACTTAATTCGCTGTGGAATCTGGCTTCATGGCAAAATTAACTTAATCCCCGCAATTCCTGGACAACCAAAAGCTGGACTGTGTGAGTATTTCAAAGCCGGATACACCAAAGAAGACTACCAAAAACTAATTCAGGAAGCTTACACCCCTAAGCAATTTCTGCTCGAGTGGGTACAGCGATTCGCTTTGATTCCACAAAAATGGCTCAGTGCCGCCATCAAAAAAGCGATCGCTCTAGCCCTAGAATTACTAGACGACCTGGAACAAGAACTAGTACTAAATACCCTGAAGAAAGCGACTAAATTCAGCATTCAAAAATTACGAGCAATCTGGGAGCAGTTCCAGCAGAAAATTCAGGAAAAACATAACAAATTAAAGCAAGTTGAATCATCTTCAATTGGCATTAATCCAAAAGAAGCCCGGTATGAACACTTGTGTAAAACACTGAACTTATCTTTCGAGTACTGTGCGACCAACCAAACCTTTGATTCCTGGGTATTCAATCAAATTTTTGCCAGTGGTAAAGGCAACTGGAAAGTTATGGGTTCAGCTTTCTATCACTATACAGGCGTAGCATGGCAGCACGTTGACGACGAAAAAATCTACAAAATGATTGCAGTTGCCACCGAAAAAGTTTTCCGCTTGAAACGCTTTAAAGAAGAAGGATGGGTTGCCACTTATCCTTATGCTACCAAGGCGCATATAGAATCAGCATTCGGCTTCTGTCGAATACATCTTTTGTTAGAAAATATCCCAAACAATCGACATCTGCGAGCATTTTTGAACGTCACAGTTAACATGGTTTCCGGGGAACAAATGCCACATAATAAAGAAGATTATCTCACCAGCTACATTCCCTATAATTACGTTCCCGATCGACCAATCCCGACTCACTTCCATGAATTTCTCAAAGCCTCTTATGGGTCAGACATGATTCCGGTGATTCGGGCATTCACTTCTATGTTTTTAGACCCAACTGCACCTTATGGTAAGTTTCCCCATCTGCTGGGTCAATCTGGAGGCGGTAAAGGAACCTTGGGAAGATTGTGGTCTAGTTTTTATGGTAACAGTGCTGGTTGTGGAGAATTTTCTAATCTGGCTACTCCCGAAGGGCGTTACCAACACCTTACAGGCAAAGCAATTTTCGCCATTCCTGACGTAGGCGGCTTTGTGCAAGGTTTACGTGCTTTCTATGAACTAGTGGATAATGGAGCTATGTCCGCACGGGCACTATTTTCTTCCGTTGCACCATCTATTAAGTGGAACGTGCGATTTTGGGTAGCCTCAGTTGACCACTTGCAGATAGAGTACGCCGGAGACGGATGGGAACGACGGGCTTATCCTATTCCTCTGTTAAATAAGAAAGTACAGACCGACCCCCAGTTAGGGCAGAAACTGGAAACTGAGATCGCTGATATTATCTCTTGGGCGCTGGCAATGCCTTCACAGGAACGAGATTTGATTTTGCTTGCCGAACCAAACAACGAACGCATTCTTTCGGTTAAGTTAGACGCAGCTTTGTATGGTGATTCGGTTAAAAGCTTTGTAGATTTGTGTTTACGACCATCCCAGCCCGGAAAGTTGGTGAATCATCACATTCTGCATTCTTTCTACACAGCCTATTGCAAAGCTCACAACTATGCACCAATGGGAATGTCTAAGTTTGTCAGCCATTTGAAGTTGATATTACCGCAGAACTTTGTTCCACGAGCTTGGAGTCCTACCATTAACAAGCAACGCTATCGTATTCCTGCCCATTGGCAGTATATGTCAGTACTCGATGGGGTATTCGTAGATCTAGCTAATTCTGAAAAAGAGAATGCTTATAATGGCTACCAGGGTACAACCGAGCAACAAGAACCCCAGTGGATTTGTTGCAAGTCTAAATGTGTTGAGGGTGGGCTAGAACTGTTTGGGGCGTTCTGGAATCCTCCTGATGGTGATGGTGGTGGCAGTGGTGGTGATGGTAGCAATAATCCCCCCTCTACTTCACCAAACCAGCCTTCACCTAATCAAGGAACTGGTGAACAACCTATATTATCCCAATCCAC is drawn from Phormidium ambiguum IAM M-71 and contains these coding sequences:
- a CDS encoding primase-like DNA-binding domain-containing protein — its product is MIDSNVSLLLPHHIDHLIAEGFTTNQINQLQALGVCSITQAEAIQKGFKVWAKGDWISGSGIYFPFTDGFGQIRLDTPITREDGSCAKYLTPCKAKAQAYLPENCRVITEGYKDSQAGTLQGEIPTGAIAGVSHYKALPQSAGLTTIFDSDGWTNPNVISNLIRCGIWLHGKINLIPAIPGQPKAGLCEYFKAGYTKEDYQKLIQEAYTPKQFLLEWVQRFALIPQKWLSAAIKKAIALALELLDDLEQELVLNTLKKATKFSIQKLRAIWEQFQQKIQEKHNKLKQVESSSIGINPKEARYEHLCKTLNLSFEYCATNQTFDSWVFNQIFASGKGNWKVMGSAFYHYTGVAWQHVDDEKIYKMIAVATEKVFRLKRFKEEGWVATYPYATKAHIESAFGFCRIHLLLENIPNNRHLRAFLNVTVNMVSGEQMPHNKEDYLTSYIPYNYVPDRPIPTHFHEFLKASYGSDMIPVIRAFTSMFLDPTAPYGKFPHLLGQSGGGKGTLGRLWSSFYGNSAGCGEFSNLATPEGRYQHLTGKAIFAIPDVGGFVQGLRAFYELVDNGAMSARALFSSVAPSIKWNVRFWVASVDHLQIEYAGDGWERRAYPIPLLNKKVQTDPQLGQKLETEIADIISWALAMPSQERDLILLAEPNNERILSVKLDAALYGDSVKSFVDLCLRPSQPGKLVNHHILHSFYTAYCKAHNYAPMGMSKFVSHLKLILPQNFVPRAWSPTINKQRYRIPAHWQYMSVLDGVFVDLANSEKENAYNGYQGTTEQQEPQWICCKSKCVEGGLELFGAFWNPPDGDGGGSGGDGSNNPPSTSPNQPSPNQGTGEQPILSQSTTSGCNSGGNRQYESNQSKLDSLSCQSLKPNHSQAVQAGSTVQSQSFGIEEKIEKVDDGENSVSGCQDFPLEAKSPGQTDIPLSESQAQQTGQDNLNQLLALVRDKLMAVQTIADREAVEEEARKMGLPTNWKKLVRPLLDAETLAFLKSLKNTQTQSISTIPVQKQLTSSFIAPNGEALVELLVDKGNGETLVLPLEYPGSRGYGQTKEPREIAKKLVAIQSVNDWEAIKQKYGELRSLWVWRWYFNESDSQKLASVITGKCEQLYLDLNSRTFSDKVSQFPEEAHSNKEFLSSTSVTRDCKHSTSINWLISFLEDLEAIEAPHPRFESKEQLSALFQQADLLSKECSDLLLDVCPDYWERLSIAIGNVCELLP